One genomic region from Balneola sp. encodes:
- a CDS encoding succinylglutamate desuccinylase, with protein sequence MPEFITINKQKIGLGEQKIVNLNIARLPTYTSIDLPVCVYRAPKDGPVLLLTGGLHGDEINGVEIVRRMIEREIVVPEFGTVIAIPIVNIYGFIQNSRGLPDGKDINRSFPGAKGGSLAKLLAHTLMKEIIPEVDCGIDFHTGGAARANYPQIRCSFKIKKAKELAAAMGAPVMMHSSLITKSFRNAAHKKGIEILVYETGESLRYDEFGIEEGIDGAQRLMKHLKMIKEAPRPNKTKIFDSSTWIRTKNAGLFITKAELGEEFNKRQVLGSIKDPYGELNSRVIAPKDGMVIGLNNCPVVNKGDALIHFAYNK encoded by the coding sequence ATGCCTGAGTTTATTACGATCAATAAACAAAAAATTGGTCTTGGCGAACAGAAGATTGTTAATCTAAATATTGCCAGGCTACCTACCTACACAAGTATTGATCTGCCTGTTTGCGTTTATAGAGCCCCTAAAGATGGTCCTGTTCTTTTATTGACCGGGGGTTTGCATGGTGATGAAATTAACGGTGTTGAAATTGTACGCCGTATGATTGAACGTGAAATTGTAGTACCCGAATTTGGTACGGTAATCGCTATTCCGATAGTAAACATTTATGGGTTTATTCAGAACTCCCGTGGGTTACCGGATGGTAAAGATATAAATCGAAGCTTTCCTGGCGCTAAAGGAGGTTCACTGGCCAAATTACTGGCTCATACCTTGATGAAGGAAATTATTCCGGAAGTGGATTGCGGTATTGATTTCCATACAGGTGGTGCAGCTAGAGCTAACTATCCGCAGATAAGGTGCTCGTTTAAAATAAAGAAAGCCAAAGAATTAGCTGCTGCTATGGGTGCTCCGGTTATGATGCATTCTTCGCTTATCACTAAGTCGTTTAGAAATGCAGCCCATAAAAAAGGCATAGAAATACTCGTTTATGAAACCGGGGAATCTCTCCGTTATGATGAGTTTGGTATTGAGGAAGGCATAGACGGAGCGCAACGTCTCATGAAACACCTCAAAATGATCAAAGAAGCACCAAGGCCTAATAAGACAAAAATATTCGACAGCTCAACTTGGATCAGAACAAAGAACGCAGGATTATTTATTACAAAGGCTGAGCTTGGAGAAGAGTTTAATAAGCGTCAGGTATTAGGTTCGATTAAAGACCCATATGGGGAATTAAACTCTAGAGTAATTGCTCCAAAGGATGGGATGGTAATTGGGCTAAATAACTGCCCCGTAGTAAATAAAGGCGATGCCCTTATTCATTTTGCATATAACAAATAA
- a CDS encoding 30S ribosomal protein S6--L-glutamate ligase: MKLGILSRNSSLYSTSRLVEAAEAAGHEVEVIDHLKCDIVIEQDSPKIYYKSNKIDYLDAIIPRIGASVTFYGAAVVRQFEMMEVFTAVHSQALVRSRDKLRSLQLLASSGVGLPKTVFTNYSKEVKKLIESVGGAPLIVKLLEGTQGHGVVLGPTKKAAESIIEAFHAMKARVIVQEFISESKGADIRAFIVDGKVVGAMKRQGKEGEFRSNLHQGGSSQLIKLSKAEREAALTAARAMDLSIAGVDMLQSERGPLILEVNSSPGLEGIEKTTKKDIAGFIIGYIEKAVEERKQNPARKKKAKKHA, encoded by the coding sequence CAACCTCCCGATTAGTCGAAGCCGCTGAAGCTGCTGGACACGAAGTGGAAGTAATTGACCACCTGAAGTGTGATATCGTTATTGAGCAGGATAGCCCAAAAATTTACTATAAGAGTAATAAAATTGACTATCTGGATGCCATCATCCCAAGAATCGGAGCTTCAGTTACCTTTTACGGGGCAGCTGTAGTTCGTCAGTTTGAAATGATGGAAGTATTTACAGCAGTCCATTCTCAAGCATTAGTAAGATCAAGAGACAAGCTGAGAAGTCTGCAGCTTTTGGCAAGTTCTGGTGTGGGGCTTCCAAAAACGGTTTTCACCAACTATTCTAAAGAGGTTAAAAAGTTAATTGAATCGGTTGGTGGAGCTCCTCTAATCGTGAAGCTACTTGAAGGAACTCAGGGACACGGTGTTGTTCTTGGGCCGACCAAGAAAGCAGCTGAATCAATTATTGAAGCATTTCACGCTATGAAAGCCCGAGTAATTGTACAGGAGTTTATATCTGAATCTAAAGGCGCAGATATCCGTGCTTTTATTGTAGATGGCAAAGTAGTTGGAGCCATGAAAAGACAGGGTAAAGAGGGCGAATTCCGTTCTAACCTCCACCAAGGTGGTTCCAGCCAGCTCATTAAACTAAGCAAAGCAGAACGAGAAGCAGCACTGACAGCAGCCCGGGCAATGGACCTATCCATCGCTGGTGTTGATATGCTCCAATCCGAGCGCGGTCCTTTAATCCTTGAAGTTAATTCATCTCCGGGGCTTGAGGGCATCGAGAAAACAACCAAAAAGGATATTGCAGGATTTATAATTGGCTATATCGAAAAAGCCGTAGAAGAACGGAAGCAAAACCCGGCTCGTAAGAAAAAAGCGAAAAAGCATGCCTGA